The window CCCGTTTCTACGGTGCAGAAATAGTCTCTGCACTGGAGTACCTGCACTCCCGGGACGTGGTGTACAGGGACATTAAGGTACTAACCTGGCGACAGCAGCATCCATAAGCAGTGCCTTCACCCCATCTTAGCACCAGGGCAATTTTCATCTTCCTGGGCTGGTGTTTGGGGGTGTGGAGTCACTCCCAGCTCTCCTAAAAATCACCCTGAGGGGCCTCAAAAGGTTTCAGCTGGCAGAGCATTGCACTCAGTTGATGCGAGCCCTTTCCCCACTCTCGCTTATTGTGGGTGGCGAAGAACTGCTCTCCACCTGGTGCTGGGGATGTTTTCACACACGTTGTTGCAGGAGGGAGGATGAGAGCTCGGGTTCAGCAGAAGAGAGCATGAACTGGCCCTGTGGGGAGGTGTCACCCTCATCCCCGTCATGTGGCAATGATGGATTGAGACCCCAACCATCCGATGGAGCCTTTTGGGGAGCAGCGTCCCGCTCCCATGCTCCCAACTTCGCTCAGCTCCAAACCTTTTCTCCCACCTgtctgttttcagctggaaaaccTCATGCTGGACAAAGATGGCCACATCAAAATCACTGACTTTGGGCTCTGCAAGGAAGGCATCACGGATGGAGCCACCATGAAGACTTTCTGTGGCACTCCCGAGTACCTGGCTCCGGAGGTACTTAAAGCATTCCCACAGCCAGGCTTTCCTTGAAACTCTTGTGCCAAAGAGGTTTTTCTGTGGAGGCTATTCCCAAAGTCCAAGATGGCAGTGGTTCAGCGGGGGCTTTTTCCAAACACTTGGGTTGCAGGAGGGGTTGTATCTAGAATGgatttcccttctccctccttgtGTTGCTGCCTGGTTCTTTGGCCTCATCGACACCATCCTCTCCGTGTTCCCTCCTGTAGGTTCTGGAGGACAACGATTACGGCCGCGCCGTGGACTGGTGGGGTCTGGGCGTCGTCATGTATGAGATGATGTGCGGTCGCCTCCCCTTCTACAACCAGGACCACGAACGTCTCTTTGAGCTGATCCTCATGGAGGAGATTCGCTTCCCTCGTACCCTCAGCCCTGAGGCCAAatccttgctggctgggctgctcAAGAAGGATCCCAAACAGAGGTGAGGGCCCACTGGGGATGGACGGGGGGAACCGCAGCACTGCTGGCAGTTCTGGACATGCCTCTCTGTGTCTGCAGGCTCGGCGGAGGTCCCAGCGATGCCAAGGAGGTGATGGAGCATCGCTTCTTCGCCCCCATCAACTGGCAGGACGTGGTTCAGAAGAAGGTAGGAAGGGAAGGGAGTACTTTGAGGGGGTGAAGGGGCAGGCAGGCACTTGGCACACTGCTGGCGAGCAAATTTCTCCTGTTCTCTATCAGCTGGTCCCGCCATTCAAGCCCCAAGTGACGTCTGAGATCGACACACGGTATTTCGATGATGAGTTCACCGCCCAATCCATCACCATCACCCCACCGGATCGCTGTGAGTGCCAGTGCTGCCAAGAAATGGGAACCCCCTTTGTCACCTATACAGCTTCCTCTCATGCAACCTCGTTTTCCTGTCACCATCATGGTGGTGGGTGTCACCTGAGGGGCTGGTGGCATAGCTGTCACACCTCTATAAAAGCTCAGGGTCCCTCTTGCTGCCTTGGAGAGGTCTTGGGCAGCTTTGGTGGCATCACTGCcacaggagggagcagggaaacTTGTGAAGACACCAGGGAGGCTTCATCAGCCTGTCCCTCACCCTCAAACCCTTCTCTGTCCCTGGCTTTGCAGATGACAACATGGGCTCCCTGGAGAATGACCAGCGGACGCACTTCCCCCAGTTCTCCTACTCCGCCAGCATACGGGAGTAACCGGTAGCAGTGGGATTCAGCCTCCGAggaggagggtttgggggttcaCTCACGGCGGGGGGGATTTTTCTTCCGTGCCTGGCAGAAGGGGGGCGGGAAGCTGTGGCTCGCCAGCGTTGTGCCGCAGCACCTTTCAGAAGCCATACCCCTACAAAGTGCTCTTGCTCCATGGCTCCCACTGGCACCAAGCCGTGCCTCCTGCCCCTAGCCTAGgactgctttgatttttattattatttttattttttaaactcctAGAAGTGCTCGCAGCTTTTTAAACCAACCCCCATTTCCCCACAACTGTGGCCTTGACCCCCCCTGAAGCTCAGCCAGCCCTCCACCAAGTAAAACCCATGGCTCCCGGATGGGGAGAAGCCATTTTGACAGCAGTAGGGAGGGGAAAACTCCCCCCCATGGCCAGGATCCAATGCTGGCTgcctggaggagggggaaaCAATAGGGCAGGACCCGCCCCGAGACTGTGGGGTGCATGTCTTAGCCCCTCAAATCCTCCCACCTCTGCTTTGAACTGAACCTGCAGTGACCGAAAACCAACAGTATCCCTGGATCGGCGCCTTGGCAGAGGGGAGTGCCTCGACCCTGCGGCCGGCCAGTGTGGCCCTAAGGAAAATGTGATCCTAAAAGCAATAGTTTGGCTTCTCCAGTGCCTTAAAGCCAGGAGCTGCAGTGACGCCAGGCTCAGTGACACCTGCCACATCCTCCAGCATCCTCAGTGGATGATGGTGTAGCAGAGGGACATGGCTTTTTGCCACTGCACCAGCAGCttggcagccctggctgccagtGTTGGGACTGGGTTTATTCTGGCATGCACCACTGATCCACACCCGACAGATGCTCCGTGGATGCCTTTCTGAGAAGGCCACTGTCACCAGGGCTGTTGGCTCCAGACCCTGCCGGCATGGCACAACGCCGGTGGGACCCGGCGGCTGGGGAGCATCACCTTTACCACAATGCCCGCACCAACAAGCCAGGCCAGTGACAAGCTGGACTTGCCACCCGGCGGCTCCTGGCACAGCTGACACCAGGGCCACAGTTTGGAGGTAGGAATTTGGTGCCTGGTACCGCTTCCCCGCAGGGAGGAACTGAGAAaacttgctgtttctttcttggTTCCTAGTTGCCCGAATTCagttgaattaatttaaaaatactggagCTGGGCGGGGGGATGAGACCCCCCTCAACAAGGTGGCAGTGGCCCGGCATCCCGGGCACAGCAGCCAGCTGGCAGCTCTCACCTGCCCTCATATTTGTACGGTACAAGCAATAAAatggggggttgtttttttgttgttgttcttttttttttttttttcttttttggaccAATTAGGATCTTGGGCTCCTCTGGGGCAGGGGCAGTGGAGGCCAAGGGCCCCAACTgctccccccagctccccagagGGCCCCAGGCACTGCTACAGTTGATTCCCCTGTGGCCTGAGTAGTGTTCCTGGGGGGTCCCTAAGGACCTGAATACACCTCCCTAGGACCCCCCCCATCATCCTAATAGTGCTCCCTTGGGCTCTCGATTATGTGTCTCCGTATGTCCCCATCCATCACGTGTCCCTGGCCCCACAGCTGTCCCCATGGCAGGTGATGGCACAGGACGCAGCACTGGTCACCAAGCACTTTACTGAtggctcccagcacagcccagagtCCCCAACGGGTGCGGGCTGGGAGTGACGGGTAACGGCGGGGCTCAGAACTGCAGGAACTCGGCCACGAAGGCAACCAGGATCTTGCACAGGGCTTCCATGGTGGGGGGGTGCAGGTTGTCCTCGGTGTCCTCAAGCGTGTGCCATACACGTGGGAAGGGCGTGGGGATAAGGTGCAGCACAGGGACACCTGCAGGGACACGGGTGGGACACAGTGGGAGGGCACGTCCCCTGGGGCATCAGCCCACGGGACCCCAGCTGCCCACCCTGCTTCTTGCCCTGGCCACGCagcatggggacacggggatggtGCACCCCGGGCCACAGGAGGACAATGCGCCccaggggacaggggagaggtGGGGACGTCACCTCGCTGGAGGAAGGGGACATGGTCATCCTCGACAGGTCCTGGGGCCGGGCTGAGACGGAAGAAGGGCTGGTCCTGGGGGAGGACgtgcagcagccccagccgcTGCAGGCGCTGCTCTGCACCGGGGACACGGGGAGAACATGGTGGGGCAGAACCTCCTGTGatacccccagcctcctcctctctgtcccCATCATAGCCCCTTGTCCACATCCCGTCCCTGTTTCTATCCCTGTCCCAACCCTGTGTCCCACCTCgtcccccatccccatgtcccaccCGTGCCCTGTCCTCatctgtgtccccatgtcctatcccatcccacccccttgtccccatccccatcctgaCCCTGTCCCCACCCCTCTGCCCCCATCCCTAAGTCCCACCGATGGCGACGAGGCGCAGGAACCAGTGGTGGGTGCGGGGGAAGTGGCTGTGGATGGCAGGGTGACGGGCGCCCAGCAGgtccagcagcaccagcaggctctggggacaccatCATGACCATGGGGACACCAGCACAAGCACAGGGACACCACAGTGCCACTGGTCGGATGCCGTGGGACTGTCCCAGCTGAGCCAACGCCATGCCACCACCCTTGAGGACCCCCAGACCATCCCAGTTGGGTCACGGCAGTGGCAGGGACCGTCCCAGCTGGGCCAATGCCATGTCACCACACTCCAGTGCCCTCGGATCAACCCACCACCCTTGGCCATCATCCTTGGATGCCATGGGACCATCCCAGCTGGGTCACAGCCAACAGACCACCCCAGCACGGTGCCACCACCCTCAGGTGCCACCGGACCGCCCTCAAACCGCCGTGGGGCTTGATGCCACTCACCATGGTGGTGATCTGGGTGCCGTGTGGCCCGTGGGGGGTGGCAGCCATACGTGCCGCCAGGTGCCGGGCACCGTAGAGGGAGTCAGTGACGCTCCAGTCCCCGAAAGCTTCTTCCCCATCAAGGAACAGCAGCTGCAGCGTCACTTCTGCGCCCTGCTGGGACCCGGGCGTCCAGCAGGGTGGGGGACCCAGGCATGTGGGGGGGGAACCCAGGTgtcctgggtggggggggggtcaggagGGACCCAGGTATCCTGGGGAGTCACAGGATGGACCTGGGTGTCCTCTGGAGGGGGGGGTCAGGAGGGACCCAGATGTCTGGGGGGGGCCCAGGCAtccggggttggggggggcagtCCAGGCCTTTGGACCACCCGTCACCCACCCTGTCCTTGGCACGCCGCAGGGGCCGGTCAAGGGCAGCTGCCAGCTCCAAGAGGATGGCGCAGGGCACGGCCGAATCGGTGGCCCCCAAAAAGAGTTGCTGGCCGGGACCAGGGGGCAAGATCTTTGTGTCGTAGTGACAGGCAAGGACcaggcggcggggggcggcgggggcgacCGTGGCCACCACGTTGGTGAAGGTCACTGGTCCCCGGGGAGTCACCGCTTCGAAGGCGTCAAGCTCCAGGTGCCAGGCAGCCCCCAGGGCACCCAAGCACACCATGATGTGCTGCAGGGACAGGTACACTGGTGAGAGGCATGGCAGCATCGCAGGGGGGGTGCAGTGGTGGGGGGCGGGTCTTACCTGGCGGGCAGCACGGCTCCCAGGCCCCCCTGGCACCCGTTCTCGCAGGAGGGGCCGCAGGAAGGTGTCCCGCAGGCGGGTGggatccagctgccccagtAGCGCCCGTAGAGCCTGCTCCGAGGGGGGACCAgggggggcctgggggtggCTGTGTCagtgtttgggggagggggggtggagaGGGTGTTGGGGTCCCGCGGGGGTGTTGGGGGTCCCTGGAGTGGTCTAGGGGCCCCTCATgatggggtctgggggggcctTAGGAAGTTTGGTACCCTGAGTGGGGGAGGACCTGGGGGATGTTGTGGGGCTCCAGGGGGGGTGTCTGGGTGCCCCTGGAGGGGTCTGGGGTACCCATAGATGCACTGGGTGCCCCCATGatggggcctgggggggggtcagggaggGGGCTGAGGACCCTGTGGGATGTCTGGGGGCCCTGAGGGGGGACGGGGAGCCCCCCCGGGGGTCTGAGGGACCCTGGGGAGGGCTCCGTAAGTCcttggggatgctgggggtCCCTGGAAGGGTCTGAGGGGCCCATGGATGCATTGCGCGGCCCCATGATGGGCTCTagggtgccctggggggctcGGAGGAGGGTGAGGGCCCTGGGG is drawn from Haliaeetus albicilla chromosome Z, bHalAlb1.1, whole genome shotgun sequence and contains these coding sequences:
- the LOC138683845 gene encoding glutaminyl-peptide cyclotransferase-like protein isoform X2, whose amino-acid sequence is MRKGPGGSRRARAAGSGPGPGPVAVPVPLPGPGLCPRSRRCPRPLLPLLALAAAAAAALLYVAWPAGERGTGPAPPGPPSEQALRALLGQLDPTRLRDTFLRPLLRERVPGGPGSRAARQHIMVCLGALGAAWHLELDAFEAVTPRGPVTFTNVVATVAPAAPRRLVLACHYDTKILPPGPGQQLFLGATDSAVPCAILLELAAALDRPLRRAKDRGAEVTLQLLFLDGEEAFGDWSVTDSLYGARHLAARMAATPHGPHGTQITTMSLLVLLDLLGARHPAIHSHFPRTHHWFLRLVAIEQRLQRLGLLHVLPQDQPFFRLSPAPGPVEDDHVPFLQRGVPVLHLIPTPFPRVWHTLEDTEDNLHPPTMEALCKILVAFVAEFLQF